A single window of Nocardia higoensis DNA harbors:
- a CDS encoding GNAT family N-acetyltransferase, protein MDTAALAPGIAPPQRIDLGDLLVRRWRSEDLIPRFEAIAASFDHLHPWMDWLAEPMTLERQHDFGDAAAASWPSPDGSCHYGIFDAEGTLLGAIGLHDRVGPRMLELGYWCHVSHTGRGVITRAADALTRIALTLTGIDRIEIHCDESNIRSAAVPVDSDTGSIGSSAARCARRQRRAEGCSGSRTGRAGRCERPARNLVAMATSGRTATQQWLAHQTGFGHSSSGYRILIPPRRRSVGLGNEDQVCRRYRGSVRRGHRTDRMLE, encoded by the coding sequence ATGGACACCGCAGCGCTCGCACCGGGCATCGCGCCGCCTCAGCGGATCGACTTGGGCGACCTTCTGGTGCGCCGTTGGCGATCCGAGGACCTGATCCCCCGATTCGAAGCGATCGCGGCCTCCTTCGACCACCTCCATCCATGGATGGACTGGCTGGCCGAGCCCATGACACTCGAGCGGCAACACGACTTCGGCGATGCGGCGGCTGCGAGCTGGCCGAGCCCCGACGGCAGCTGCCACTACGGCATCTTCGACGCCGAGGGAACCCTGCTCGGCGCGATCGGGCTCCACGATCGCGTCGGCCCGCGCATGCTCGAACTCGGCTACTGGTGCCACGTGTCCCATACCGGCCGAGGAGTGATCACCCGTGCGGCCGACGCGCTCACCCGAATCGCGTTGACACTCACCGGCATCGACCGCATCGAAATCCACTGCGACGAATCCAACATTCGCAGCGCCGCAGTCCCCGTCGACTCGGATACCGGCTCGATCGGGTCGAGCGCTGCGAGGTGCGCGCGCCGGCAGAGACGGGCCGAGGGATGTTCTGGGTCGCGGACAGGCAGAGCCGGGAGATGTGAGCGTCCCGCGAGGAACCTGGTCGCCATGGCGACCTCGGGCCGAACAGCGACGCAGCAGTGGCTGGCGCACCAGACCGGTTTCGGGCACAGTTCATCCGGATATCGGATTCTGATTCCGCCTCGGCGGAGGTCGGTAGGGCTAGGGAATGAAGACCAAGTTTGTCGCCGCTACCGCGGCTCTGTTCGCAGGGGTCACCGCACTGACCGGATGCTCGAGTGA
- a CDS encoding acid phosphatase, with product MSVQWHRLVLLRHGATEWSDGGRHTGRTDIDLTSAGREQAESAAGALAGLELRDPLIISSPRSRAVDTAELAGLDVDEVLSLVAEWDYGDYEGLTAAQIRRAVPDWLVWTHGCPGGESVPAVSARADRAVALALQYMRSRDVVFVGHGHFSRAMLARWVELPVAHGIRMSMAPASIAVCGFEHGVRQIAALGLTGHADGSHSG from the coding sequence GTGAGCGTCCAGTGGCACCGCCTCGTGTTGCTTCGACACGGCGCGACGGAATGGTCGGACGGTGGCAGGCATACCGGTCGCACGGACATCGATCTGACCTCTGCCGGCCGTGAGCAGGCCGAGTCCGCCGCCGGGGCCCTCGCCGGACTGGAGTTGCGGGACCCGCTGATCATCAGCAGCCCGCGTAGCCGGGCGGTGGACACCGCGGAGCTGGCGGGACTGGACGTCGACGAGGTGCTGTCGCTGGTGGCCGAGTGGGATTACGGCGACTACGAGGGCCTCACCGCCGCGCAGATCCGGCGGGCGGTGCCGGACTGGCTGGTCTGGACGCACGGTTGCCCGGGCGGTGAGAGCGTGCCCGCGGTCAGTGCTCGCGCCGACCGGGCCGTGGCGCTGGCCCTGCAATACATGCGGAGCCGCGATGTGGTGTTCGTCGGGCACGGCCATTTCTCCCGCGCGATGCTGGCGCGGTGGGTGGAACTGCCGGTGGCGCATGGTATTCGGATGTCGATGGCGCCCGCGTCGATCGCCGTGTGCGGTTTCGAGCACGGGGTGCGGCAGATCGCCGCACTCGGCCTCACCGGCCACGCCGACGGCAGCCACAGCGGTTGA
- a CDS encoding flavin-containing monooxygenase: MATKKTSVPDNAVPGNVVPDDVAPENVALGNTASPNAAQHFPVVVIGAGFAGIALGVELRAKGITDFVILERSSGLGGTWRANTYPGCACDVPSQLYSYSFAPNPDWSRTYGTQPEILAYLEKVAADFEIVPHMRFDVEVADARFDEDAEQWRIATGKGDYTADVLISAVGPFSEANIPNLPGKEKFAGTQFHSLHWDHDHDLTGERVAVIGTGASAVQFIPEIQPKVGKLTVFQRSAPWIVSRLDRRTTGVERALLRILPVLGKAVRGAFYTGIESFGLVGFVDKRFRHPYEALAKLQLLRQVRDPKLRKILTPDYVIGCKRAIFSDAYFPALTQPNVEVVTAGIEQIKEHSVVTADGVEHPVDTLIWGTGFGMPAKVFERIHAVDGRSAADIYREAPSSYLGTSMAGFPNFFTTLGPFGVVGNQSAVFMIESQARYIVDALTTMRDKGIARVVVRPEVQEAFLADVNARSTDTAWLTGGCNSYYTTADGANSGLYPSWSFEYARRTRRFDAESYEMRTR; this comes from the coding sequence ATGGCGACCAAGAAGACCTCCGTCCCGGACAACGCCGTCCCGGGCAACGTCGTCCCGGACGACGTTGCCCCGGAGAACGTTGCTCTGGGAAACACTGCCTCGCCGAACGCCGCCCAGCACTTCCCGGTGGTCGTCATCGGCGCGGGCTTCGCGGGCATCGCGCTGGGCGTCGAATTGCGCGCCAAGGGGATCACCGACTTCGTGATCCTGGAACGCTCCTCGGGCCTCGGCGGCACCTGGCGCGCCAACACCTACCCGGGCTGCGCTTGCGACGTGCCCTCGCAGCTGTACTCGTACTCCTTCGCGCCCAACCCCGACTGGTCGCGCACCTACGGCACCCAGCCGGAGATCCTCGCCTACCTGGAGAAGGTCGCCGCCGACTTCGAGATCGTGCCGCACATGCGCTTCGACGTCGAGGTCGCCGACGCGCGCTTCGACGAGGACGCCGAGCAGTGGCGGATCGCGACCGGCAAGGGCGATTACACCGCCGATGTCCTGATCTCGGCGGTCGGCCCGTTCAGCGAGGCCAATATCCCGAACCTGCCCGGCAAGGAGAAATTCGCGGGCACCCAATTCCATTCGCTGCACTGGGATCACGATCACGATCTGACCGGCGAGCGGGTCGCGGTGATCGGCACCGGTGCCTCGGCGGTGCAGTTCATCCCGGAGATCCAGCCGAAGGTGGGCAAGCTGACGGTGTTCCAGCGGTCCGCGCCGTGGATCGTCTCCCGGCTCGACCGTCGTACCACCGGTGTGGAGCGCGCGCTGCTGCGCATACTGCCGGTGCTCGGGAAGGCGGTGCGCGGCGCGTTCTACACCGGCATCGAGAGCTTCGGCCTGGTCGGCTTCGTGGACAAGCGTTTCCGTCACCCGTATGAGGCGCTGGCCAAGCTGCAGCTGTTGCGACAGGTGCGCGACCCGAAGCTGCGCAAGATCCTGACTCCGGACTACGTAATCGGCTGCAAGCGGGCGATTTTCTCCGACGCCTACTTCCCGGCGCTGACCCAGCCCAATGTCGAGGTCGTCACCGCCGGGATCGAGCAGATCAAGGAGCACTCCGTGGTCACCGCCGACGGTGTGGAGCATCCGGTGGACACGCTCATCTGGGGGACCGGATTCGGCATGCCCGCCAAGGTGTTCGAACGCATCCACGCCGTCGACGGCCGCTCGGCCGCCGATATCTATCGCGAAGCGCCGAGCAGCTACCTCGGCACCTCGATGGCCGGGTTCCCGAACTTTTTCACCACCCTCGGCCCGTTCGGCGTGGTGGGCAACCAGTCGGCGGTCTTCATGATCGAGTCGCAGGCCCGCTACATCGTCGACGCGTTGACGACGATGCGGGACAAGGGGATCGCGCGGGTCGTGGTCCGGCCGGAGGTGCAGGAAGCGTTCCTCGCCGACGTCAACGCGCGCAGCACCGACACCGCCTGGCTGACCGGCGGCTGCAACAGCTACTACACCACCGCCGACGGCGCCAACTCCGGCCTGTACCCGAGTTGGAGCTTCGAATATGCTCGCCGCACACGACGTTTCGACGCGGAATCGTATGAGATGAGGACCCGATGA
- a CDS encoding TetR/AcrR family transcriptional regulator: MVADSDALAGMRTWRGLAPADRIAARRAQLIETATDMMATSGSAELSMRGVCRKAGLTERYFYENFPNLDALMTTVLETVVIAARDRLLEALAEAPAEREAMFHHVVSAFTDFLLEDRRRGPIMFIESQANPVLSARGDELIALFTAPIAFTIGSGDYREPLPDHLDATLNANAIFGALAYLYRPWLDGTFEVSRERFDHHAVRLLTSIATVRSSDIDSAAPDAP; this comes from the coding sequence ATGGTGGCCGATTCCGACGCACTCGCCGGTATGCGCACGTGGCGCGGCCTGGCCCCCGCCGACCGCATCGCCGCCCGCCGCGCCCAGCTCATCGAGACCGCGACCGACATGATGGCGACCTCCGGCTCCGCGGAGCTGTCCATGCGCGGAGTGTGCCGGAAGGCCGGGCTCACCGAGCGCTACTTCTACGAGAACTTCCCCAACCTCGACGCCCTGATGACCACGGTCCTCGAAACCGTCGTCATCGCCGCCCGCGACCGCCTGCTCGAGGCCCTCGCCGAAGCCCCCGCCGAACGCGAGGCGATGTTCCACCACGTCGTGTCCGCCTTCACCGACTTCCTGCTCGAAGACCGCCGCCGTGGCCCGATCATGTTCATCGAGTCGCAGGCCAACCCCGTCCTCAGCGCCCGCGGCGACGAACTCATCGCCCTGTTCACCGCCCCCATCGCCTTCACCATCGGCAGCGGCGACTACCGCGAACCCCTCCCCGACCACCTCGACGCCACCCTCAACGCCAACGCCATCTTCGGCGCGCTGGCCTACCTGTATCGCCCGTGGCTGGACGGCACCTTCGAGGTCTCGCGCGAACGCTTCGACCACCACGCGGTGCGACTGCTCACCAGCATCGCCACAGTGCGCTCCTCCGATATCGACAGCGCCGCACCCGACGCTCCGTAG
- a CDS encoding acyl-CoA dehydrogenase, which translates to MNVPVALTADQAALAESVGGFAARHATREYTRKNTEHLRRGELPSFWAELVATGLTGVHLPENVGGQGGSLEEIAVVIAEFGKALLPGALLPSVIASMVVSGASADSHTDAALRRFAEGGTGAVVTPEHGIAVTEGSPGLTGTSGLVLGAVAAQVFVVAASGRWFLVDADAAGVTVTAESGADLGRDLGRITFENVTPSAELTGVDGDRAADLVVTFLAVEAAGVIRWCSDTATEYIKARKQFGRPVGAFQSVQHRAAQLLITSELATAAAWDAVRGLDDEAGQRVHAVAAAALTTLGNAVHAAVECLALHGAIGFTWEHDLHLYWRRAMTLAGLAGPGELWERRLGEVAMGGPRNFTVPLPETDPTFRNWVSGILDQAAALNNPTPSTLGDMDMVAIGPRRTLLADHGLVCPPMPKPYGIEAGPLEQLILQDEFDKHGIAQPSMGIGQWVVPIVLQRGTPEQLARLAAPALRGEEIWCQLFSEPEAGSDVASLSLRATRADGGWRLNGQKIWTTLAHRSHWGLLLARTDPEAERHRGLTVFLVDMHGEGVTVRPITQSSGDAEFNEVFFDDAFVPDEMVLGEPGQGWALTLETLAQERLFIGGVRDPGHNQRIVGIIEREEFAGSRDEALRTLGRISARGAAISAMNLRETIRRLDGQPVGPGTSIAKAAAAMLHTDAAAAALELIGPAAAFSETVSEVVHHELDIPTWVIGGGTLEIQLNTIAALVMGLPRK; encoded by the coding sequence GTGAACGTGCCTGTTGCCCTGACCGCCGATCAAGCGGCGTTGGCGGAGAGCGTCGGCGGATTCGCCGCGCGCCACGCCACGCGCGAGTACACCCGGAAGAACACCGAACACCTGCGACGCGGCGAGCTGCCCTCGTTCTGGGCGGAACTCGTCGCGACCGGGCTGACCGGCGTGCACCTGCCCGAGAACGTCGGCGGGCAGGGCGGTTCGCTCGAGGAGATCGCGGTGGTGATCGCCGAATTCGGAAAGGCGCTGCTGCCGGGCGCCCTGCTGCCCAGCGTGATCGCCAGCATGGTGGTCTCGGGCGCGAGCGCCGACTCGCACACCGACGCCGCGCTGCGCCGCTTCGCCGAGGGCGGCACCGGCGCTGTCGTCACCCCGGAACACGGGATCGCCGTCACCGAGGGTTCGCCGGGTCTGACCGGGACGAGCGGGCTGGTGCTCGGCGCGGTCGCGGCGCAGGTGTTCGTGGTGGCGGCGAGCGGACGCTGGTTCCTGGTCGACGCCGACGCCGCGGGCGTGACGGTGACCGCCGAGAGCGGCGCGGACCTCGGCCGCGATCTGGGCCGGATCACCTTCGAGAACGTCACGCCGAGCGCCGAGCTGACCGGTGTCGACGGCGACCGCGCGGCCGATCTCGTGGTCACCTTCCTGGCGGTCGAGGCCGCGGGCGTGATCCGCTGGTGCTCGGACACCGCCACCGAATACATCAAAGCGCGCAAGCAGTTCGGCCGCCCGGTCGGCGCGTTCCAGTCCGTCCAGCACCGGGCCGCGCAACTGCTCATCACCAGCGAACTGGCGACCGCCGCCGCGTGGGACGCCGTGCGCGGCCTGGACGACGAAGCGGGTCAGCGCGTGCACGCCGTCGCGGCGGCGGCGCTGACCACATTGGGCAACGCGGTCCACGCCGCGGTGGAATGCCTCGCCCTGCACGGCGCGATCGGCTTCACCTGGGAGCACGATCTTCACCTGTACTGGCGGCGGGCCATGACGCTGGCCGGACTGGCCGGGCCGGGCGAACTCTGGGAGCGCAGGCTGGGCGAGGTCGCGATGGGGGGTCCGCGCAACTTCACCGTGCCGCTGCCGGAAACCGATCCGACGTTCCGCAACTGGGTGTCCGGCATCCTGGATCAGGCTGCGGCGCTAAACAATCCGACCCCGAGCACGCTCGGCGACATGGACATGGTCGCCATCGGCCCGCGCCGCACCCTGCTCGCCGACCACGGTCTGGTCTGTCCGCCCATGCCCAAGCCCTACGGCATCGAGGCCGGGCCGCTCGAGCAACTGATCCTGCAGGACGAGTTCGACAAGCACGGCATCGCCCAGCCGTCGATGGGCATCGGGCAGTGGGTGGTGCCGATCGTGTTGCAGCGCGGCACCCCCGAACAGCTCGCCCGCCTCGCCGCGCCCGCACTGCGCGGCGAGGAGATCTGGTGCCAGCTGTTCAGCGAGCCGGAAGCGGGCTCGGACGTGGCGTCACTGAGCCTGCGCGCCACCAGGGCCGACGGCGGCTGGCGGCTCAACGGCCAGAAGATCTGGACCACGCTGGCGCATCGCTCGCACTGGGGTCTGCTGCTGGCCCGCACCGATCCGGAGGCCGAGCGCCATCGCGGGCTGACGGTGTTCCTGGTGGACATGCACGGCGAGGGCGTCACCGTCCGGCCGATCACCCAGTCCAGCGGTGACGCGGAGTTCAACGAGGTGTTCTTCGACGACGCCTTCGTCCCCGACGAGATGGTGCTCGGCGAGCCGGGTCAGGGCTGGGCCCTCACGCTGGAAACCCTGGCCCAGGAACGGCTTTTCATCGGCGGCGTCCGCGACCCCGGACACAACCAGCGCATCGTGGGCATCATCGAGCGCGAGGAGTTCGCGGGCAGCCGGGACGAGGCGCTGCGCACCCTCGGCCGGATCAGCGCCCGCGGCGCGGCGATCTCGGCGATGAACCTGCGTGAGACGATCCGCAGGCTCGACGGCCAGCCGGTGGGGCCCGGCACGAGTATCGCCAAGGCCGCGGCGGCGATGCTGCACACCGACGCCGCGGCGGCCGCGCTGGAATTGATCGGCCCGGCGGCCGCGTTCAGCGAAACCGTCTCCGAGGTCGTGCATCACGAACTCGACATCCCCACCTGGGTGATCGGCGGCGGGACCCTGGAGATCCAGCTCAACACGATCGCCGCCCTGGTGATGGGGCTGCCGCGCAAGTGA
- a CDS encoding metal-dependent hydrolase: MGTASYTEQAHAIHARDVAFDFSSVPLHYIPGEVMATHIINVMHLLLPEGERAMAQALSEALPLIDDERLAEEVRGFIGQEAMHATSHEQARIQLEKLGLEVGPLVELVGWLVDRMLGDHGLTGRAKHEWLCERLALFAGMEHYTAVIGEWLLTNDVLEEKGMHPAMLDLIRWHGAEEVEHRSVVYDAYMHVDGSYARKARHAVISSMGLLALFAATGGYLFAKDPSPRKGRWWPVQLASATMRGVVPSFTTFFTEIPRYLKPDFHPSQLGPMDNALRYLASSPAARGGQA; the protein is encoded by the coding sequence ATGGGTACTGCCTCCTACACCGAGCAGGCGCACGCGATTCATGCCCGCGACGTCGCCTTCGACTTCTCCTCGGTGCCGCTGCACTACATTCCCGGCGAAGTGATGGCCACGCACATCATCAACGTCATGCACCTGCTGCTGCCCGAGGGCGAGCGCGCGATGGCCCAGGCGCTGTCGGAGGCGCTGCCGCTGATCGACGACGAGCGGCTCGCCGAAGAGGTGCGCGGTTTCATCGGCCAAGAGGCCATGCACGCCACCTCGCACGAGCAGGCGCGCATCCAGCTGGAGAAGCTGGGCCTCGAGGTCGGGCCGCTGGTCGAGCTGGTCGGCTGGCTGGTGGACCGGATGCTGGGCGATCACGGGCTCACCGGTCGCGCCAAGCACGAATGGCTGTGTGAGCGGCTGGCGCTGTTCGCGGGCATGGAGCACTACACCGCTGTGATCGGCGAGTGGCTGCTGACCAACGACGTGCTCGAGGAGAAGGGCATGCACCCGGCCATGCTCGATCTGATCCGCTGGCACGGCGCCGAGGAAGTCGAGCACCGCAGCGTGGTCTACGACGCCTACATGCACGTCGACGGCAGTTACGCGCGCAAGGCCAGGCACGCGGTGATCTCCAGCATGGGGCTGTTGGCACTGTTCGCCGCCACCGGCGGCTACCTGTTCGCGAAGGATCCCTCGCCGCGCAAGGGCCGGTGGTGGCCGGTGCAGCTGGCGAGCGCCACCATGCGTGGCGTGGTGCCGAGCTTCACCACGTTCTTCACCGAGATCCCGCGCTACCTGAAGCCCGACTTCCATCCCTCGCAGCTCGGCCCGATGGACAACGCGCTGCGTTACCTGGCGAGCTCGCCCGCGGCCCGAGGCGGTCAGGCATGA
- a CDS encoding SDR family oxidoreductase → MKLPDLRGLLAAVPFTGVSDQPLFDLQDRVAVVTGAGTGIGRELARLLAARGAHVAVIDIDAAAAESVARDLRVRGFALTADVTDREGMRAAIARVREELGRIDVVVANAGIVPPPATIRLMDPADFDRVIAVNLTGVFNTVQPALDSVIEAGGHVVVVSSAAAFAPGMAGSPYMTSKAAVEQFGRALRVELSAHGATAGVAYLGVVETAMTKNTLDDDELGREVGEMLPWPLNQRITAREAAVSIADGIIRRSPRTMAPKQWEAYALLRGTINVVLDDRLTRDANLHSLLDRLEQRLTPVRDRVVRPLLRESNGR, encoded by the coding sequence ATGAAACTGCCGGATCTGCGTGGCCTGCTCGCCGCGGTGCCGTTCACCGGCGTCTCCGATCAGCCGCTGTTCGACCTGCAGGACCGGGTTGCCGTCGTCACCGGCGCGGGCACCGGCATCGGCCGGGAACTGGCCCGGTTGCTCGCCGCGCGCGGCGCGCACGTCGCGGTGATCGACATCGACGCCGCCGCCGCCGAATCCGTGGCCCGCGATCTGCGCGTGCGCGGCTTCGCGCTCACCGCCGACGTGACCGACCGGGAGGGCATGCGCGCGGCCATCGCCCGGGTGCGCGAAGAACTCGGCCGCATCGACGTGGTGGTCGCGAACGCGGGCATCGTGCCGCCGCCCGCCACCATCCGGCTGATGGATCCGGCCGATTTCGACCGGGTGATCGCGGTGAACCTCACCGGCGTCTTCAACACCGTGCAGCCCGCCCTGGACAGCGTCATCGAGGCAGGCGGGCATGTCGTGGTCGTCTCCTCGGCGGCCGCCTTCGCCCCGGGCATGGCGGGTTCGCCGTACATGACCAGCAAGGCCGCCGTCGAGCAGTTCGGCCGCGCGCTGCGCGTGGAGTTGTCCGCGCACGGCGCGACCGCCGGTGTCGCCTACCTTGGCGTGGTCGAGACCGCTATGACCAAGAACACGCTGGACGACGACGAACTGGGTCGCGAGGTGGGCGAGATGCTGCCCTGGCCGCTGAACCAGCGCATCACCGCCCGCGAGGCCGCCGTCTCGATCGCCGACGGCATCATCCGGCGCTCCCCGCGCACGATGGCGCCCAAGCAATGGGAGGCCTACGCCCTGCTGCGCGGCACCATCAATGTGGTGCTCGACGACCGCCTCACCCGCGACGCGAACCTGCACTCGCTGCTCGACCGGCTCGAGCAGCGCCTGACCCCGGTGCGTGACCGGGTGGTGCGCCCGCTGCTCCGGGAGAGCAACGGGCGCTGA
- a CDS encoding PDR/VanB family oxidoreductase has protein sequence MSGQGSEGDRGGAVVLDGRGAATAGRPHYDAGPALRLLVGAFDAYKELFTNSPAAPLLSRPQPVRRTGFDLPMLVDRIDDEAEDVRSLILRHPNGSELPAWVPGAHLDLFLPSGRQRQYSLNGDPADRRHYRISVRRIADGGGGSVEVHELKVGDRVRIRGPRNAFDYVAAPRYLFVAGGIGITPILPMLRAARAEHRFARLVYTGRSRATMPFLDELAAIEGVEVEIRPDDEFGQPDVASLVASAPPGTAIYVCGPPPMLAAAARAVGDDLRVSLHTERFSPPPVLGGSEFTLTLARSGATVRVGAEESALAAIRRVQPGVAYSCQQGFCGSCKVGVLSGRVEHRDRTLSPVERDKAMLTCVSRAAEGDLVLDL, from the coding sequence ATGAGCGGCCAGGGCTCCGAGGGGGATCGCGGCGGCGCTGTCGTCCTCGACGGTCGGGGCGCGGCGACCGCCGGGCGTCCGCACTACGACGCCGGGCCGGCGCTGCGGCTGCTGGTCGGCGCGTTCGACGCCTACAAGGAGCTGTTCACGAACAGTCCCGCGGCACCGCTGCTTTCGCGTCCGCAGCCGGTCCGGCGCACCGGTTTCGACCTGCCGATGCTGGTCGATCGCATCGACGACGAAGCCGAGGACGTGCGCAGCCTGATCTTGCGTCACCCCAACGGCAGCGAGCTGCCCGCCTGGGTGCCCGGTGCGCATCTGGACCTGTTCCTGCCGTCGGGCAGGCAGCGTCAGTACTCGCTCAACGGTGACCCGGCCGACCGCCGCCACTATCGGATCTCGGTGCGCCGCATCGCCGACGGCGGTGGGGGATCGGTGGAGGTGCACGAGCTGAAGGTCGGCGATCGGGTGCGAATCCGTGGTCCGCGCAACGCCTTCGACTATGTGGCCGCGCCAAGGTACCTGTTCGTCGCTGGCGGCATCGGCATCACGCCGATCCTGCCGATGCTGCGCGCCGCACGCGCCGAACACCGCTTCGCGCGTCTGGTCTACACCGGCCGGTCCCGCGCCACCATGCCGTTTCTCGACGAGCTGGCGGCCATCGAGGGCGTGGAGGTCGAGATCCGCCCCGACGACGAATTCGGTCAGCCCGACGTGGCGTCCCTCGTCGCCTCGGCCCCGCCCGGAACCGCGATCTACGTCTGCGGCCCGCCGCCGATGCTGGCCGCCGCTGCCCGTGCCGTCGGCGACGACCTGCGGGTCTCGCTGCACACCGAACGTTTCTCACCACCACCGGTGCTCGGCGGCTCGGAGTTCACCCTCACCCTGGCCCGCAGCGGCGCCACGGTGCGGGTGGGGGCCGAGGAGTCGGCGCTGGCCGCAATCCGGCGCGTGCAGCCCGGCGTCGCCTACTCCTGCCAGCAGGGTTTCTGCGGCAGCTGCAAGGTGGGCGTGCTGTCCGGCCGGGTGGAGCACCGGGACCGGACCCTCTCGCCGGTCGAACGTGACAAGGCCATGCTGACCTGCGTCTCACGGGCCGCCGAGGGTGACCTCGTGCTGGACCTGTGA